Genomic window (Aethina tumida isolate Nest 87 chromosome 4, icAetTumi1.1, whole genome shotgun sequence):
GGCGCTCCTTGCAGTTCCTTCTTGTCGGGCAGCTCGATGTTCAGGTCATCGTTGATGTCCCTCTTGACGTTTTTCGTGACTTTGTCTAGGATGTCTTGGATCTCGGGAAATTTTGATTGGATCGCGGGATTGTCCGGTTTATTGGGCTTCGTTTTATAATCCATTTGCTGGCACGTCGCGCATCTTTTGTGGCCGCTCGTGGGGAATTTCGCTCGCCTGGGTAACGCCGGTCGTTCAATGTTACCCAGGGACTTGCCTCATGGGTTTTTTGACAACAGATCGATGGCTTGTTTAGGTTTTCTTGTCACCTGACTTTGGTCCATTGTTGATTCATTAAGCTTGGCCTCCATTAAtgacatttaaacaattttcattgctttattatataaaattaattgaaaaatgggCAGTGTAGGTAAAGCTAAATTATACGAACACACTTGGAACACGCCTAACGATCGAATGGATCACAATACGTCCAACACTGGAATGCAACAGTTTCCAGGTTGTCCCAGTTCTAAGCTGGCAGGAAAAAGTGGGACGCGGTGCCAGGTGATCGACGCGCCAAGGAAAATGCAACCGTGACGCCCTGGCACAAAAAAACACCCGCCCTACGTCACGGATCCGTTTCGATCCAATCTCTTACGCCTTATCCTAGGTgcaaattgattttatgagATAATCACTTTATTGATTCATGTAAACACTTATAGAGAGCTAAATTTGAACAAAGGAAGTATCCAagtgatttttttatgaaggaaattatgtgtaattaatCGTCGTTAAACTTTAACAATCTAATTTTGGTTGAAAACAAACTCAATTACCATCAACACCCTCAAAACTAACTTTAGAAACTCATTAAAATTCCCAACAACTATAATAACATATAGTTTTCCCTGCGccacttaatttattagtttgaaACACGACCTCGGCCcattcaaatcaaaattaataatggccATATTGATTGATGATGATTGAAATACACACACGCAAAGCCACagcaaaaattttcaaaaaactgtcAATGTCACCGTTCGTAAATGTCAAATCATCGTACAAAATTCACGTAACATGAACAAAAAACAGGTTCGTCATGTCCCCCTTCAAATTATGCACaagagttttatttgtaaatttttaggaATACGCGGGAAAAAGATCTGTGGGGAAAAAGGTAAATTCCATTGAAAAACCGGAAGGAAATTGCTCAAAAAGTGTTTTTCAGGTTCGTATAGCTGAAGACACGGATTCGTCCATAATAATGGAACTGTGTGAGGAACTGCTTAACGCAGACTTGTCTTTGAGTGATGACAGCTCCAATATAGGCACATCAAACTCACTCAAAGTACAATTCAttgataattcaattatttataaatcaattttgatttttgattcTAGTCAATTGACGATATAGAAAACACACACGGTTCCAAAAGTAGTGACGACGAAGTGTGCACgaagtgtttaaaaaaaattgcttcCGATGATAGTGTTGAGGATGGTGACCAGGAGCAGGAGCACGTTGACTCGAAGAAGTGCGTCTCGGTGTTTTCGTCGTTGAACGAATCGACCGACGGTAAACGGGACAAGACCGCCAAAATAGGCGACACTAAGGATAAAACGTTCAGAAGCGTCAGACTCACCGTCAAAAACGACGAACACAACAACGACGAGAAAGCACCGGAAACGCCGGACGAGAATCGCGCCAAACTGACCGAAATACCCGAGGAGAACGAACCGAAACTGACGGACATAGCGGAGGAGAACGAGGATAAGCAACAACCGAGACAAAAGGAGCTCAGCAAAATGGAGAGCGAAAGCGAGATGAAGAAGCTGGAGTACGATCTCGTCAAGTATTCGTACGAGGACCACTTGGCGAAGGTGTCGAAGGAGATGCAGGCGGTGCTGAACGATCTGCGCGAGCACCTGATTAACCTGAACCAGCGTCGGAGTGGCGTTGAGGAGGAATCCTACACGAACGTTTTGTCACAGATCAAGGAGACCTACAGAACCAGCATCAAGAACTCGAAGATCAGACTGGCCACACCGGTCAGGACGCAGAAGAAGGACGAGAAACAGGTGAAGAAGAAGTCGCCTCCGAAGATAGTACCCGAATCCAAAACTCGCACGTACGTGTTACTCCTGCATACAACCTCTAAATTAACCGAACACTAGGTATTTAGACATTTCTCCTCCTTGTCTGAATGACAGCTCTTATCCTTCGTAGCAGGTGTGTTTCATACTAGCCACAGTTCCATCTAATCATCATATCTTGGTTGTCATACACTCTATCAAATTTAAGTCAGAACTGCTGGATGGTCACCCCAACACCTGTGTCAAATCATGAGAACCACATtatattaccattattatgTCCAATAAATGAAAGGTACCACATGTGCCATTACACCTGGATCTTCAAACTAATCTAAGGGGACAAAAAATGCAGTATATTAGACCCCTGACCGACTAGACAATGTCTAACTTCAAAGAAATTAGATGGGTTACATGGGATGAGTTGCATCCTAAAGAACGCTTGTGGCAAGTGTATgaggttaaaatttattcacctattatattgttaatacaGTTTGGATCAGACTCCTTAAAAGGTCTGGCAGAAAGTATCTTGTCTTGGATAGAACTTGGAGTCATAGTAAAAGGGCTCCATCTACTTTTGTTGATTGAAATTTTTCTTCTTTAGGCAATCTTGAGGCATGCTAAACAAGTTGGTGATATATCATGATGTATGTCCATTTATTGTGATAAGCTGTATCTTGTGCTGCTTCTTCTGGTCATATTATAGCAACAGAACACTTCTAATACCACTTATTTTTTCGACAAACCTTTTGACATAAACTCATGATGTGTTCTATAAAGTGTCCTGTTAATTTTGGGATGGAGTTTATTTAGAAGGTTTGCAACCTGATTTTACTCCAGACAGGGCAAACGGATACCCAGCCTAGCCGAGTTGAAGGCCCGCGTGGACTTCGCAGTGCACCACCACAAGGTGTTCATGATACGTGGAAGATGGGACGCCATAAGGAACGCGTTGGTGCGCCGCGGCTGGATCGAGAAGCTGTACTTTCCCTCGTGCACCGGTGACGTCCGCCGTTTCATGAGCTACACCGTCACCGACCTGGCCAGCTACATGCGCATCGAGGACAAACGGCCCATAGTCCAGCGGGTGATTTGTTCCCGTTACTTGGGAGATCAGCCCGTCGATCTGTACTGGTCGGCGCACCACCAGTCCTTCACCAGCCAGAAGCAGCCGCTGGTGAACCGGTTCAGGAACGACGTGTTCTCGTACACGAACAAGGGCGGGTTGTGCGACGGGTCGCAGCAGGAGTACTGGTACAGGATTCCGGATGTGGCGGGGATGAACCATCCCAGGACCTACAGGGTTAACGACGACGAGGATAGGAAGAACTTCATTAAGGATTACAGGTCCATTTGAGCAATTAATCGGTGTTAGTTTTGAAGGTTTGTTTTGCAGGACGACGGCGGCCATTTCCTTGATAAAATGGGTTGTTAAAACTCACGAAAGTGGTGAACAAAAAATCCTGTCGCCCTCAGGCAAAATCTCCATAAATATGTTCGACTTCGCAGTGGCGGAATGTTACAAGTTCATCAAACGTAAAAAGCACCACGACATCGATTATCCGATTGTTGAGGCGACCGAAGGACAATGGAAAGTGTTCCTGGAAGCCTTCTCCAAAATCGTTTACATCGGAAACCATTTCAGGCAAGTCACACACGATCAATCTGAATCCGATATGGTTAAGAAAAGTAAGTTTTTGTTGAAGATTATTGGGGAGATTTTCCCTTATTTGCAAATGGATGGGCACATGAACTTGTGGATCCTCAAACCCATTAACAGTTGCATGGGAATTGGCATTAGTGTTTGTCGGGACATTAACAGGATCATGAACATTGTCCACGCCAACACCAAAAGAAGATATGTTGCGCAAAAATATattggtaaaataatataataaaaccaaGGCATGTTTTACTTCTTCATTCACTTCCAGAACGTCCTTTCCTAATCCACAACACCAAGTTCGACATAAGGCAATGGTTCCTAATCAGCTGCTCAAATCCCTTAACAATTTGGATGTACAAGTAAGCCCCATGCATCCTGTAGCAACGAGCCAAACTCTTCCTTGGTCTTTCCTTTTTCAGATCCTGTTACTTGCGGTTCTGCTCCCAGACATACAACCTGAACTGGTTGCACGAATCGGTCCATTTGACCAACAATGCAGTGCAGAAACGATACATGCACAACATGCGGGACCTGACGCTGCCGTCGTACCTAATGTGGACGTCCCAACAGTTCCAAGATTACCTGTCCAACATCGGGTACCCGAAGGCGTTCAAGAACAGCATCTACCCGGCAATGAAGCAGTGCTTCACTGCGGCCGTGCTGATGTTGCAAAACAAAATGGACAAGAAAAACTTGAACAGCTTCGAACTGTACGGTGCTGACTACGTCGTGACCGAAGACTTCAACGCCTGGTTGATCGAGATAAACTCAAATCCGGCTTTGTTCAGTTCGACACCGATTACACGGGTCATGTGTCCTCAGGTTTTGGAAGACGTGATCAAAGGTACGTTTTTGCTGTTGGAAGTTTTCTTCTACTCAAGTTAATGTTTTAGTTGTTGTGGACCATCGGCGCAACCCCAAATCGCCGACCGGCAACTTCGAGTTGATTTACAAGCAGAAAGAGAAGGAGTACAGCAAAACTGCCCTGAAATTGCGGGTGTGTGGCAAGCCGGCGCCTCAAATGTCCCTGATCAACATGGTGGAAACGTTACCCTCCGTCGATTCGGTCATATCGGACGTCACGAAGACGTCGGGCACCGAAAAACGGTCCATGTCAGCGACCGAGAAACGCGAAAGTCCCACGAAGGAGATCGTGAGGACGAAGAGTGCGTTGGTCGATTTCGGCAAGGGGATGCGTGAGACGCTCGACAATCTGCAGAAGTTGATCAAGAGGGAGAAGGAGAAGCAGAACAACAAGAAGAGTACCGGCACCGAGACAGCCAAAACTAACGTCGGAGCGAAGGGCCACGACACGTACTGCAACGCTGTGGCGGATCAAAACGAGAAGGACGACGTTTCGATATCCACTACCTCGTTGCAAAAGCTGGAGATGATGACTAAGGGCAATCAGCTAACGGACGAGGAGCTAAGCAAAACCTTGAAGGAGTTTTTGCTCATGGTGCAAAAGGAAAAAGCTAAAAAGGCTAAAACTTCGAAGTCTTCGGATAAGGACTTGTTAGATGTATTTAAAGCTGTGCTTAGCAACTTAAAAAATGAAGGCAGGAAAGATTTTTTGCAAAAAATCAAACAGATCGGAGCGACATGAGCTTATTTCTTGTGCAGGttgtttattactttaaaatatttgtaaaacttgATAACAGTAACTATAATGACAtgataagaataaaaacaatgtttgaaattacgtaatttatttgagaCAAGACAAGTGAGTTATAAATGatgttttaaacttaatttggccataaataaaacacgacACATtacttaacataatttatattaaataaagaaaatagatTTTACCCAAAACACTtggatattcaaaataaaaagttgggATCAATAAAACGATCCTCTTCGTACAAAAtggttgtttataataaacaatcatacTTACACtatccaaatattaaaaatacaagagAAGCATTATCATATAATCCCTATAAAGttacaattgttttaataagtttgCAACAATTTCATATCAACTAATCGAAGTCAGtcactcacacacacacacacacaccacCGCACTAAATAACAGGTTTGAGGGAAAACGAGAGCTTGGGCCTCGAATTGTTCTTTCCGAGGATCTTTTTTTGCTCCTCCCTAGTCCGTTTCTCCTGCTCTTTCTTCAGCTTCTGCCTCTCCTCGTCCATTTTTCGTTGTTCTTCCACCATGGCCAGACGTTCTTCCGCCTAAAACCAACAACTATCGACCCAGACATCACTCATGGTAAACGGTAACATTACCAGTTTCTTCTGTGCCTCCTCGATTTTCCTCTGGTTCTCCTCTAATATCTTCTCCACCATTTCTTGTTTCCGCCTTTCTTCTTcctataaaacattttgtacAATCAGCAACAAGCCACACTTTTGTGCGTCCGTTCCTAGCTCTCTTTCACACCTCCAGTTGCTCACACAAAAACCTTAAATAAGTTACTTTTGTGGTGACAACTGAACACTGACAACCTGTTAAAAAGCGTGCCCCAAAAACGCCTTTCTGAACAAAAAACCGGACGATCTTGGGGCACATTTTTTAAGTCTGAAAAGGCTTGACGATTTTTGccacataaaaattaaggaCAATCTTCAAACCTCCTCCTTGAGCCTGCAATCCTGTTTAATTTTAGGGTTGACTTTCACAGCTAGGCTTGGACCAAATCAGGttcttttccaaaaaaaaagtaaatacaaatacaaatccTGATCATTGAATGGaactgattatatttttttttttttgaaaacttgTCTTAGgaggtaaaaatatatatatttatataaaataaaaagatttgaTAATACCTGAGACGCGTGGTTATTGGCGTGTGTGCTCATCCAACAAATCGGCTACAACTGCATCCCAACAATTTTCTCACCTACGCTTCGCACATTGTTCACTGTCGAGACCCTTTAGACCTTTATTATTCAATCGCTAGCGGCTATTTTATCATACggattacaaaatattaaacagtgtcttttgtctttttttatttaattttgtatgcaATTTTTTTCACACTGCTTTTTTGGAGATTCTTGAAAGTCTACGTTCTACCTGCCTGTTTTGCTTGTCTGTTAtgtgttacatttttatatggatttTTTTCGTGTTGTGTGCCCAATTTTTAACACTGTTGCTCTTTTGTGTGGTTTTTACTACATGTGTTTTACAGagatttattactatttgttTTGGGCTGCTTCagctaaataatttcttacaatttttacaagtATAATACAGGATGTCCCTTTACCCAGTGACCAAACTTTCCTCactcaataattaaacaagtggttttaaaatacaatataatctttgaagttaagttaggttaggttaggctaAGTTGGGTTAGGTATTcccaacaataattttataatcaaaaattatctttacttgttttaaatgaatgttttagcaaattgtcataaaaaatggtttatatAGAGAAGTGCCTGAACAAGACGtcataaataaagtattttactaCGACccattaagttaggttagggaCCCTGTAGACCATTGTTTGTATTTGTGAggttaaatcatttaaattgattatacatttaataaattccttgcaaatatttaaatatcgaaTGACGCAAAATGGAAGAGTACCATATTATCGCTAAATATTTGTGAGTGGACAATAAACCAGCTGACtagataaaacataaaacaaatttagctGAGACAACCCAAAATATTGAACGTAACTaggtaatttacaatataaaacaaaatcgaTTTTAAAATCTGCAACTTTATTATCACTTTCAAACgtcttatataataaacttgttGTGTCCTCAACTCTAAAAAAACTAGCTAAAAAATCCACCGGTTTTATGTTGTACAAAGTAACAGAAAAACGGAATAGAAACAACAACGTCGGCGTGGCCGACAACCACAAAACTGTTACAAAACACgtggaaacaataaataagaaaagcaaaaaaaataaaaaataaaaacaatggtATACAGAGAAAATATACGGTATTAATTCGAGGATCAAACTGCGGCCGGCGGCCTGAACTGAACTCTTACCTCACGCCGTTTCTCTTCTTCGCGTTGCCGCTCACGACGCCGCTCCATGTCCTCCATCATCTGTCGCTCCATTATCCGCTTCGCCTCCTCCACCCGCTTCGTCACCTCGCGCTCTATTTCGTCCTTACGTTTTTCTAATTCCTCTTCGACCCTGCGGTTGACCAGCTCCTCGATACGTTTGGCGGTCGCCTCTTCGACGAGCCGCTGCTCCGCCTCTCTCTGACGCCTCTGCCGCTCCATCTCGGCCAGCCGCTCCACCTCGTCCATTTTGTGGGTGCGGGACGGTTTCTTCGCATGGCGCTCGCCCTTCGTCAGGTCGATGGACACCTCACTGCTGGTCGACGAAGACACCGAGTGGGAGCGTTTCCTTCAACGGTTTTGGGGAAAATTAGCCAACTTCTGATATGTTTAcatccattaattaattaatctactACTTCATAATGTGTAAAATCCATTAAACATAGAATTTACAGTTCCCAATATGATTTACTATTacttttagtttagttttagacGATTTGTGTCGTATTTCTTTCTTCTATAACAGCTTGGACTGTGCATGGTAGATGTTTccgtgtaatttaatatttggcaAATGAACCATACGTAAAtaacagtatttttattataaaactgataATTCTCAAAATCATCTACATATACAATAGAAAGTACATTAAATTGAACTGATaggattttatcaaaaaaccaTTATCAAACCAGTCCAAAATTTCCACAATTGCTACGTATTTACAAGCCAACAATACaccataaaaacataaaaatcattagCTTCCTCATGAAATTGAATACAATAACAAATCCACTTCAATAGAATGCTTGTAACAGGAACAAAACTGTTCTTCCTCAAACAACGGTACTACAAAACCAGTCATTCAACTTTTCCACGCTCGCCAGAACTTTTCTCAGTTTCGCTTCttcactgttttttttttctacctGCTTTTCGGGGCCCGTTCCTTCGGCTTGTCGATGATCTTGTACGTTTTGTTGTGCGAACTGGAACTCCTGTCCGATCGATCCCTCGACTTGCTGCGTTTGTGGTGTTTCTTGTGATGTTTCCTGGGCGTTCGGCTCCTCGATCTGCTGCGACCCATTTTATTTGACGTGCACGTTTTCGTTGAAGTTTGCTGAGGACGAACGACAAGACGAAACGCCAGCGGACGACCAAGATGTCATCAATGCGACTGTATTTGACAGTTGCGTGCCACGCATGCGCGCGGTCGTGTACCCGAGTTTGAGGaacttttagtttatttttggtttagttttgaattaaaaattgatgtaatttttattacagttaaGTACCAGGtgcaataaaacaaacaaacttgATGTTTTGatggtataattaataagaaaacaacttttaagaaattataaaatttattttttcccttCAACCATTATAATGTGATAACCAAACTTAGTTTTAACCGGGGGGTCCGTGTACACGGGGTTGTTGACTGACGAAACGGGTAAAGCAAAAGCGGCGTCCTGAAAAGGCCCCACCATTGAACCCCGAGTCATCCAACCCAAATCACCTCCTGATCGAGCTTTATCCTCACTGTAAGCGGCGGCCACTTCTGGAAACTTTTGCCCCGCTTTCAGTTTCTCTAAAGCTTCTAAACATTTGCCTTGCTTCTCGCACAGGATGTGGCGCACTTTTACCGCAGTCCCaccttttttttctttaccaCCTACAAAGAAacgataaattttatgattttgatgtgCTTGGAGTTATACCTTTATCCCCTGAGTCGTCGCTCTTTCCACCGCCTTTTGCGGGTTTGGCTGCTCCTTTTTTTGGTGGCATGTTTGTGACTATTTAAAAGGAACTTCGGGCGACAGtcacaataacatttttataggtTAGAATAAGGATGAAATGGAACTACTCCAAGtagtttcataaaattgtatatttataataatttatacttgcATAAATACCTTCTGTggttaacattttattgaacataAATCAATCGTGTAGCGCCCTTGATTatgcattataatttttaaaattcccaCCATGACAGTGTGACCAGTCGGTGCGAAAACCACTGAAACCTGAAACGTCAAACCGTCGAAACGTCAaaggaacaaaaatatttacgtcTTAAGTGAAATAAAGCAAAGAACTGCCGCTGATTTCGCCAAAACTCCATCGCGGGGGAGTGACATGTGTCCAATTCGCCCAATCCAGTGATCGATATCGTTGAAACGGCATAACGAACCAAACCTGGTTATAAATAGTGCGTCGGTGCGTGAAAAAATGGGTTCTCCGCCTCCGCCCTGCGACTGGCAAACATCCCGGAAAATCGTCAAGGAACGCGGACAGTATTTGCTTGAAACGGGAATATGGAGCGATTGTCGCTTCATCGTGGGCATCGAACCCAACACGCAGATACTGGAGGGTCACAAATTGTTCCTGGCGATGTCCAGTCCGGTGTTCGAGGCTATGTTTTACGGGGGCATGGCCGAGAAGGATCCTATAGCCATCCTGGACGTTCAACCTGACGCTTTCAAAGCCCTGCTTGAGTGAGTATGGAATTGTTCTAGTTCTTACTATTAATTAGTTGCTTATTACATTTGAGTTTAAtgctaatataatttttgccaGGTATATTTACACAGACAAAATAAACTTGACATCATTCGATCAGGCATGTGAATTGTGTTATGGAGCGAAAAAGTACATGTTGCCTCACTTAGTGGAGGAATGCACGAAATATCTATGGTCAGATTTGTACCCTAAAAACGCCTGTCGTGCTTACGAGTTCGCCAAGCTCTTCGAGGAACCCATGTTAATGGATAAATGCATCAAAGTAAGTACTGTTGTTTCACCAAACAAGAAAGTGACTAATTAATGTGTGGTTTGTAGATAATTTGCAGCCAAACGCAGGAAGTGTTAAGCGAAAGCAGCTTCGACGACGTGGAACTCTCAACCATTTTAACCGTCATGGATCAGGACGAGCTGAACATCAATTCGGAATTGGAACTGTTCTCAGCGTTGACGCGCTACGCCGAGAAACACAATCACAGTTCAGGTGCGAAAGTACCTAGACTAGAGGGTATAGGTAATTGCGCTTTGTTTTTTACACTAATACAACCAGGTTTTCGTGACAGTTTGGACAAAACTAACAAAAGTCCACATTTAAAACTGAACCATTCAATACAACTTGATAAAAACTTTCAGCAGGCAGTTCATCGTTCGAAAACGCAACGGCGAATCGACCAACGATCCGCGACGCGATGATGAAAGTAAGATTTTTAACGTTGACACCCCAACAATTCGCTGACGGGCCGGCCCACTCCACCTTACTGACGCAGGCGGAGAAGTTCGCGATATTGATGAACATATGTTCGGAAACCGCCTCGGTTCCGATGCCAGACGGCTTCTCCACCTCCAAGATGCGGCGCAGGAAGCAGGACGCTTACATGGTGTCCAATGAGGtcagtttttgaaattttaaatttagcaatTAGTTCAAATGTACCCTGCTTGTGGCTTAGTCAGTCGACTGCGTAGTTCTGGTGTGTTTGCTATGCGACATTGGGACTACCTGTTGTCATGTAGACACGTGTTGGCGCGAACTGTCAGTAACAGTTTAGTCATCAACTGGAGAAGTTTTGTGACGATGTTTTTTGTGAACGGTAAACGTAGATACTTGCAGCAGAATGAGCAACACAGTTTGTTAATGGATTTTGTTGAACGTGACGTTTTCGAAGACTGTCAGAAAAGTAATGGTGAAATTAAGGTCCATTTGCCAGTTCCTTTGCATAAACCATTTCCTATTTTAAAGGATGACATTTTGTTGGAGTTGCCAAAGGCCAAAGCGAAATATAAAGAAGAGCAGGCTAAATGTCAGGTTATTTATAAGaagtataaacaaaatatcattcGAGAAAGATTTGGAAAAACTGAATACTTGCACATCCCCAAAGGTCTATTAAGATTTTACCAAATGAAGGATCCTGATCCAATGTTTGATTTTGACTATAATGCTTATTATACTGGTGGATTTTTGGAATGTTGCAGTATTGATGGTAAAACAGGTTTAATCAGGCCCAATTGCAAAAACAATTTGTGTGTTACCTTCTTGAATAAGTCAAAGAAAACACACAAAATTCCTTTCAAAACCAAAAcatctatttataatattttggtcaCAGAACATTATTTGGCAACCAGAGAAAAAAACTGCATTagtattatagaaataaatgacCTGAAGGAAGTcaatttaaaacacacaatagaACACAAATTGGGGTTTTTTGACGCAAAAATGCACAAAGATGAAACAAAGCTTGGCACCCTAACTATAGACCTAAGACTACAAGTAACAGACTTAACAACAGGTAAACACATGAGAACATTTGCATGCAACAAAGACAAGTTTGGCCAGTTCACATTCAGAGACACAAACACCTTTTATGCTGTGACTGGAAGGGAAATTTATCTTTTCGACCTGAGATCCAGAGATAGAAACGTGCACGACTTAAAATTGGGCGATTGTAACCCTCTTTGCAATCTAGTTTTGCACAACAACGATTTGTTTTTATCCTCCagacattatttattgaaagcaGACACAAGAGATTTTGAAAATGTGGATTATTACTCACACGCTTTAAACTCGATGCCTTGTTACTTGCAAGTTTTACCTGAAAAATGTTTGGTGTGTTGTGCGGGTCAAAAAGAGACACAGAAATGTTTATACACTGGTTTGCCTTTGCCTCTTTCAATGCCCAGCTTAAAAAGGACGTTAAGAGAGTGTCGGCTTAGGAAAGACATACTTTTAAACTTTACCGTGGATGAACGCATCGACTATTCGATTGCCGGCCTAAAACTAGTGTTGGAAGACGACGAACCTGTCGTCTACTACAGTAATTCACTCGGGGAAATATTCAGGCAACAAATAGGGAGGAGCACTGACGACTGGGACGATGTGATTGAAAAATCCTCAGAGTTAATGCAGGAGTGGGTGGAGAATCTGCCTAAAAAGACGCCGGTGGTCAACGCCACTAACATAGCTGAAGCTGGGCGGTTGAGGTTCGCCCTGACCAGGGTCGAACCGTCCAGGAAGGCGTTTACGGCGCCAGGCAATGCGGGAAAGTTCCTGGAGGATTACGGGAAAAAGTATGATGTGGATAACATGGATGGGTTGGCCAAGGAGTTTATGAAGGTGTGGTTCGAAGACGAGGAAAGAGAGGATGAAAGGGAGAAGATCGCACCTGAGGAGCCCTACTTCAGCAAGGTCCACAACTGGATCCAAGGACAGGAATTCAACGACAACAGCTTTCACAGCTTCTTCGAATCTGATCATTCAAATctctgaattattatttatagtttgtaaatattattatttagcaaGGCAAGGTAATAGTTGAAACAATTGAGGGTCTTTGTGGTTGTTACTTATGaggtttaattaacaattttgtattgttaCAGGCGGGGGCGACCTCCATGATCACATCGCGGGCATCGATGATCAAGTTCAACACCAAATTTATCGAGGGGGGCGTCGACACgacaaaaaaaatgtactgTACGAGGCAAGTGTTGCGAATCACCGAGTGCATGAACACCAGCGTCTTGGACTGCGCCGTCACATTCACTTGCGACAAAAACATCTGCGTCTACGGAATACAAGTAACAATACTCATTAAAACCTCCACTCCATTCCACTGATGGTTTAATTTCAGGTACCCGCTCAGTTGCCCATGGACGATGATAAAGTG
Coding sequences:
- the LOC109596904 gene encoding tubulin glycylase 3B isoform X1, whose product is MNKKQEYAGKRSVGKKVRIAEDTDSSIIMELCEELLNADLSLSDDSSNIGTSNSLKSIDDIENTHGSKSSDDEVCTKCLKKIASDDSVEDGDQEQEHVDSKKCVSVFSSLNESTDGKRDKTAKIGDTKDKTFRSVRLTVKNDEHNNDEKAPETPDENRAKLTEIPEENEPKLTDIAEENEDKQQPRQKELSKMESESEMKKLEYDLVKYSYEDHLAKVSKEMQAVLNDLREHLINLNQRRSGVEEESYTNVLSQIKETYRTSIKNSKIRLATPVRTQKKDEKQVKKKSPPKIVPESKTRTQGKRIPSLAELKARVDFAVHHHKVFMIRGRWDAIRNALVRRGWIEKLYFPSCTGDVRRFMSYTVTDLASYMRIEDKRPIVQRVICSRYLGDQPVDLYWSAHHQSFTSQKQPLVNRFRNDVFSYTNKGGLCDGSQQEYWYRIPDVAGMNHPRTYRVNDDEDRKNFIKDYRTTAAISLIKWVVKTHESGEQKILSPSGKISINMFDFAVAECYKFIKRKKHHDIDYPIVEATEGQWKVFLEAFSKIVYIGNHFRQVTHDQSESDMVKKSKFLLKIIGEIFPYLQMDGHMNLWILKPINSCMGIGISVCRDINRIMNIVHANTKRRYVAQKYIERPFLIHNTKFDIRQWFLISCSNPLTIWMYKSCYLRFCSQTYNLNWLHESVHLTNNAVQKRYMHNMRDLTLPSYLMWTSQQFQDYLSNIGYPKAFKNSIYPAMKQCFTAAVLMLQNKMDKKNLNSFELYGADYVVTEDFNAWLIEINSNPALFSSTPITRVMCPQVLEDVIKVVVDHRRNPKSPTGNFELIYKQKEKEYSKTALKLRVCGKPAPQMSLINMVETLPSVDSVISDVTKTSGTEKRSMSATEKRESPTKEIVRTKSALVDFGKGMRETLDNLQKLIKREKEKQNNKKSTGTETAKTNVGAKGHDTYCNAVADQNEKDDVSISTTSLQKLEMMTKGNQLTDEELSKTLKEFLLMVQKEKAKKAKTSKSSDKDLLDVFKAVLSNLKNEGRKDFLQKIKQIGAT
- the LOC109596904 gene encoding tubulin glycylase 3B isoform X2, whose product is MNKKQEYAGKRSVGKKSIDDIENTHGSKSSDDEVCTKCLKKIASDDSVEDGDQEQEHVDSKKCVSVFSSLNESTDGKRDKTAKIGDTKDKTFRSVRLTVKNDEHNNDEKAPETPDENRAKLTEIPEENEPKLTDIAEENEDKQQPRQKELSKMESESEMKKLEYDLVKYSYEDHLAKVSKEMQAVLNDLREHLINLNQRRSGVEEESYTNVLSQIKETYRTSIKNSKIRLATPVRTQKKDEKQVKKKSPPKIVPESKTRTQGKRIPSLAELKARVDFAVHHHKVFMIRGRWDAIRNALVRRGWIEKLYFPSCTGDVRRFMSYTVTDLASYMRIEDKRPIVQRVICSRYLGDQPVDLYWSAHHQSFTSQKQPLVNRFRNDVFSYTNKGGLCDGSQQEYWYRIPDVAGMNHPRTYRVNDDEDRKNFIKDYRTTAAISLIKWVVKTHESGEQKILSPSGKISINMFDFAVAECYKFIKRKKHHDIDYPIVEATEGQWKVFLEAFSKIVYIGNHFRQVTHDQSESDMVKKSKFLLKIIGEIFPYLQMDGHMNLWILKPINSCMGIGISVCRDINRIMNIVHANTKRRYVAQKYIERPFLIHNTKFDIRQWFLISCSNPLTIWMYKSCYLRFCSQTYNLNWLHESVHLTNNAVQKRYMHNMRDLTLPSYLMWTSQQFQDYLSNIGYPKAFKNSIYPAMKQCFTAAVLMLQNKMDKKNLNSFELYGADYVVTEDFNAWLIEINSNPALFSSTPITRVMCPQVLEDVIKVVVDHRRNPKSPTGNFELIYKQKEKEYSKTALKLRVCGKPAPQMSLINMVETLPSVDSVISDVTKTSGTEKRSMSATEKRESPTKEIVRTKSALVDFGKGMRETLDNLQKLIKREKEKQNNKKSTGTETAKTNVGAKGHDTYCNAVADQNEKDDVSISTTSLQKLEMMTKGNQLTDEELSKTLKEFLLMVQKEKAKKAKTSKSSDKDLLDVFKAVLSNLKNEGRKDFLQKIKQIGAT